A region from the Oncorhynchus keta strain PuntledgeMale-10-30-2019 chromosome 5, Oket_V2, whole genome shotgun sequence genome encodes:
- the tnnt1 gene encoding troponin T, slow skeletal muscle isoform X6 has product MSDVEEEYEGEQAEEEAEEEQEEQEEEPEEEPQEEDEGEQEAQEEEEEKLPMPKPMVPQLAPPKIPEGDRVDFDDIHRKRMEKDLIELQSLIDVHFDQRKKEEEELIGLKDRIEKRRFERAEVQRVRAEKERDRQNRIAEERQRKEDEEAKKKNEDEAKKKKVLSNMGANFGGFLQKAEHRGRGKRLTGREIKKKTLAERRPTLEIDNLREDALKQQAQEMWNWIYALESDKFDFIDHMKKQKYQIIVLLNRITSAQKFKKVHGKGKVGGRWK; this is encoded by the exons ATGTCTGATGTAGAGGAGGAATACGA ggggGAGCAGGCAGAAG aggaggcagaggaggagcaagaggagcAAGAGGAGGAGCCAGAAGAAGAACCgcaggaggaggatgaaggag AGCAGGAAGCTcaggaggaggaag aGGAGAAACTCCCCATGCCCAA GCCCATGGTGCCCCAGCTAGCCCCTCCCAAGATTCCAGAGGGGGATAGGGTGGACTTTGAT GACATCCACAGGAAGAGGATGGAGAAGGACCTCATTGAGTTGCAGAGTCTGATTGATGTCCACTTTGACcagaggaagaaggaggaggaggagctcatTGGGCTGAAGGACCGAATC GAGAAGCGTCGGTTTGAGAGGGCAGAGGTGCAGCGGGTTCGAgcggagaaggagagggaccgTCAGAACAGGATTGCG GAAGAGCGGCAGAGAAAGGAAGACGAGGAGGCTAAAAAGAAGAACGAAGACGAGGCCAAGAAGAAGAAGGTTCTTTCCAACATGGGGGCCAACTTTGGGGGCTTCCTGCAAAAG GCAGAGCATCGTGGGAGAGGGAAGCGTCTAACGGGGAGAGAGATCAAGAAGAAGACCTTGGCTGAGAGACGACCCACACTGGAGATCGACAACCTGAGAGAGGACGCCCTGAA GCAACAAGCTCAGGAGATGTGGAACTGGATCTACGCGCTGGAGTCGGATAAGTTTGACTTCATTGACCACATGAAGAAACAGAAATATCAG attaTCGTTCTCTTGAATAGAATCACGAGTGCCCAGAAATT TAAAAAGGTCCATGGCAAGGGGAAAGTTGGCGGTCGGTGGAAGTAA
- the tnnt1 gene encoding troponin T, slow skeletal muscle isoform X8: protein MSDVEEEYEGEQAEEEAEEEQEEQEEEPEEEPQEEDEGEEKLPMPKPMVPQLAPPKIPEGDRVDFDDIHRKRMEKDLIELQSLIDVHFDQRKKEEEELIGLKDRIEKRRFERAEVQRVRAEKERDRQNRIAEERQRKEDEEAKKKNEDEAKKKKVLSNMGANFGGFLQKAEHRGRGKRLTGREIKKKTLAERRPTLEIDNLREDALKQQAQEMWNWIYALESDKFDFIDHMKKQKYQIIVLLNRITSAQKFKKVHGKGKVGGRWK from the exons ATGTCTGATGTAGAGGAGGAATACGA ggggGAGCAGGCAGAAG aggaggcagaggaggagcaagaggagcAAGAGGAGGAGCCAGAAGAAGAACCgcaggaggaggatgaaggag aGGAGAAACTCCCCATGCCCAA GCCCATGGTGCCCCAGCTAGCCCCTCCCAAGATTCCAGAGGGGGATAGGGTGGACTTTGAT GACATCCACAGGAAGAGGATGGAGAAGGACCTCATTGAGTTGCAGAGTCTGATTGATGTCCACTTTGACcagaggaagaaggaggaggaggagctcatTGGGCTGAAGGACCGAATC GAGAAGCGTCGGTTTGAGAGGGCAGAGGTGCAGCGGGTTCGAgcggagaaggagagggaccgTCAGAACAGGATTGCG GAAGAGCGGCAGAGAAAGGAAGACGAGGAGGCTAAAAAGAAGAACGAAGACGAGGCCAAGAAGAAGAAGGTTCTTTCCAACATGGGGGCCAACTTTGGGGGCTTCCTGCAAAAG GCAGAGCATCGTGGGAGAGGGAAGCGTCTAACGGGGAGAGAGATCAAGAAGAAGACCTTGGCTGAGAGACGACCCACACTGGAGATCGACAACCTGAGAGAGGACGCCCTGAA GCAACAAGCTCAGGAGATGTGGAACTGGATCTACGCGCTGGAGTCGGATAAGTTTGACTTCATTGACCACATGAAGAAACAGAAATATCAG attaTCGTTCTCTTGAATAGAATCACGAGTGCCCAGAAATT TAAAAAGGTCCATGGCAAGGGGAAAGTTGGCGGTCGGTGGAAGTAA
- the tnnt1 gene encoding troponin T, slow skeletal muscle isoform X5 codes for MWCPITAMSDVEEEYEGEQAEEEAEEEQEEQEEEPEEEPQEEDEGEQEAQEEEEEKLPMPKPMVPQLAPPKIPEGDRVDFDDIHRKRMEKDLIELQSLIDVHFDQRKKEEEELIGLKDRIEKRRFERAEVQRVRAEKERDRQNRIAEERQRKEDEEAKKKNEDEAKKKKVLSNMGANFGGFLQKAEHRGRGKRLTGREIKKKTLAERRPTLEIDNLREDALKQQAQEMWNWIYALESDKFDFIDHMKKQKYQIIVLLNRITSAQKFKKVHGKGKVGGRWK; via the exons ATGTGGTGTCCCATCACAG CCATGTCTGATGTAGAGGAGGAATACGA ggggGAGCAGGCAGAAG aggaggcagaggaggagcaagaggagcAAGAGGAGGAGCCAGAAGAAGAACCgcaggaggaggatgaaggag AGCAGGAAGCTcaggaggaggaag aGGAGAAACTCCCCATGCCCAA GCCCATGGTGCCCCAGCTAGCCCCTCCCAAGATTCCAGAGGGGGATAGGGTGGACTTTGAT GACATCCACAGGAAGAGGATGGAGAAGGACCTCATTGAGTTGCAGAGTCTGATTGATGTCCACTTTGACcagaggaagaaggaggaggaggagctcatTGGGCTGAAGGACCGAATC GAGAAGCGTCGGTTTGAGAGGGCAGAGGTGCAGCGGGTTCGAgcggagaaggagagggaccgTCAGAACAGGATTGCG GAAGAGCGGCAGAGAAAGGAAGACGAGGAGGCTAAAAAGAAGAACGAAGACGAGGCCAAGAAGAAGAAGGTTCTTTCCAACATGGGGGCCAACTTTGGGGGCTTCCTGCAAAAG GCAGAGCATCGTGGGAGAGGGAAGCGTCTAACGGGGAGAGAGATCAAGAAGAAGACCTTGGCTGAGAGACGACCCACACTGGAGATCGACAACCTGAGAGAGGACGCCCTGAA GCAACAAGCTCAGGAGATGTGGAACTGGATCTACGCGCTGGAGTCGGATAAGTTTGACTTCATTGACCACATGAAGAAACAGAAATATCAG attaTCGTTCTCTTGAATAGAATCACGAGTGCCCAGAAATT TAAAAAGGTCCATGGCAAGGGGAAAGTTGGCGGTCGGTGGAAGTAA
- the tnnt1 gene encoding troponin T, slow skeletal muscle isoform X1 — protein sequence MALCPTHTHTHCPSPPLPCIKLPLSHDNSHSPGLLCLLVCHTVESSPCSRQKDVSTVGQFIAETPLVQHAQSPSMSDVEEEYEGEQAEEEAEEEQEEQEEEPEEEPQEEDEGEQEAQEEEEEKLPMPKPMVPQLAPPKIPEGDRVDFDDIHRKRMEKDLIELQSLIDVHFDQRKKEEEELIGLKDRIEKRRFERAEVQRVRAEKERDRQNRIAEERQRKEDEEAKKKNEDEAKKKKVLSNMGANFGGFLQKAEHRGRGKRLTGREIKKKTLAERRPTLEIDNLREDALKQQAQEMWNWIYALESDKFDFIDHMKKQKYQIIVLLNRITSAQKFKKVHGKGKVGGRWK from the exons ATGGCCCTCTgccctacacacacgcacacacactgcccaTCACCACCCCTCCCCTGTATAAAACTCCCATTGTCTCACGACAATAGTCATTCTCCTGGGCTCCTCTGTCTATTGGTCTGTCACACCGTTGAATCCTCACCTTGCTCTCG CCAGAAAGATGTCAGCACCGTGGGACAATTTATAGCAGAAACCCCCCTGGTCCAACATGCACAATCCCCTT CCATGTCTGATGTAGAGGAGGAATACGA ggggGAGCAGGCAGAAG aggaggcagaggaggagcaagaggagcAAGAGGAGGAGCCAGAAGAAGAACCgcaggaggaggatgaaggag AGCAGGAAGCTcaggaggaggaag aGGAGAAACTCCCCATGCCCAA GCCCATGGTGCCCCAGCTAGCCCCTCCCAAGATTCCAGAGGGGGATAGGGTGGACTTTGAT GACATCCACAGGAAGAGGATGGAGAAGGACCTCATTGAGTTGCAGAGTCTGATTGATGTCCACTTTGACcagaggaagaaggaggaggaggagctcatTGGGCTGAAGGACCGAATC GAGAAGCGTCGGTTTGAGAGGGCAGAGGTGCAGCGGGTTCGAgcggagaaggagagggaccgTCAGAACAGGATTGCG GAAGAGCGGCAGAGAAAGGAAGACGAGGAGGCTAAAAAGAAGAACGAAGACGAGGCCAAGAAGAAGAAGGTTCTTTCCAACATGGGGGCCAACTTTGGGGGCTTCCTGCAAAAG GCAGAGCATCGTGGGAGAGGGAAGCGTCTAACGGGGAGAGAGATCAAGAAGAAGACCTTGGCTGAGAGACGACCCACACTGGAGATCGACAACCTGAGAGAGGACGCCCTGAA GCAACAAGCTCAGGAGATGTGGAACTGGATCTACGCGCTGGAGTCGGATAAGTTTGACTTCATTGACCACATGAAGAAACAGAAATATCAG attaTCGTTCTCTTGAATAGAATCACGAGTGCCCAGAAATT TAAAAAGGTCCATGGCAAGGGGAAAGTTGGCGGTCGGTGGAAGTAA
- the tnnt1 gene encoding troponin T, slow skeletal muscle isoform X3 yields MALCPTHTHTHCPSPPLPCIKLPLSHDNSHSPGLLCLLVCHTVESSPCSRAAMSDVEEEYEGEQAEEEAEEEQEEQEEEPEEEPQEEDEGEQEAQEEEEEKLPMPKPMVPQLAPPKIPEGDRVDFDDIHRKRMEKDLIELQSLIDVHFDQRKKEEEELIGLKDRIEKRRFERAEVQRVRAEKERDRQNRIAEERQRKEDEEAKKKNEDEAKKKKVLSNMGANFGGFLQKAEHRGRGKRLTGREIKKKTLAERRPTLEIDNLREDALKQQAQEMWNWIYALESDKFDFIDHMKKQKYQIIVLLNRITSAQKFKKVHGKGKVGGRWK; encoded by the exons ATGGCCCTCTgccctacacacacgcacacacactgcccaTCACCACCCCTCCCCTGTATAAAACTCCCATTGTCTCACGACAATAGTCATTCTCCTGGGCTCCTCTGTCTATTGGTCTGTCACACCGTTGAATCCTCACCTTGCTCTCG TGCAGCCATGTCTGATGTAGAGGAGGAATACGA ggggGAGCAGGCAGAAG aggaggcagaggaggagcaagaggagcAAGAGGAGGAGCCAGAAGAAGAACCgcaggaggaggatgaaggag AGCAGGAAGCTcaggaggaggaag aGGAGAAACTCCCCATGCCCAA GCCCATGGTGCCCCAGCTAGCCCCTCCCAAGATTCCAGAGGGGGATAGGGTGGACTTTGAT GACATCCACAGGAAGAGGATGGAGAAGGACCTCATTGAGTTGCAGAGTCTGATTGATGTCCACTTTGACcagaggaagaaggaggaggaggagctcatTGGGCTGAAGGACCGAATC GAGAAGCGTCGGTTTGAGAGGGCAGAGGTGCAGCGGGTTCGAgcggagaaggagagggaccgTCAGAACAGGATTGCG GAAGAGCGGCAGAGAAAGGAAGACGAGGAGGCTAAAAAGAAGAACGAAGACGAGGCCAAGAAGAAGAAGGTTCTTTCCAACATGGGGGCCAACTTTGGGGGCTTCCTGCAAAAG GCAGAGCATCGTGGGAGAGGGAAGCGTCTAACGGGGAGAGAGATCAAGAAGAAGACCTTGGCTGAGAGACGACCCACACTGGAGATCGACAACCTGAGAGAGGACGCCCTGAA GCAACAAGCTCAGGAGATGTGGAACTGGATCTACGCGCTGGAGTCGGATAAGTTTGACTTCATTGACCACATGAAGAAACAGAAATATCAG attaTCGTTCTCTTGAATAGAATCACGAGTGCCCAGAAATT TAAAAAGGTCCATGGCAAGGGGAAAGTTGGCGGTCGGTGGAAGTAA
- the tnnt1 gene encoding troponin T, slow skeletal muscle isoform X7: MWCPITAMSDVEEEYEGEQAEEEAEEEQEEQEEEPEEEPQEEDEGEEKLPMPKPMVPQLAPPKIPEGDRVDFDDIHRKRMEKDLIELQSLIDVHFDQRKKEEEELIGLKDRIEKRRFERAEVQRVRAEKERDRQNRIAEERQRKEDEEAKKKNEDEAKKKKVLSNMGANFGGFLQKAEHRGRGKRLTGREIKKKTLAERRPTLEIDNLREDALKQQAQEMWNWIYALESDKFDFIDHMKKQKYQIIVLLNRITSAQKFKKVHGKGKVGGRWK; this comes from the exons ATGTGGTGTCCCATCACAG CCATGTCTGATGTAGAGGAGGAATACGA ggggGAGCAGGCAGAAG aggaggcagaggaggagcaagaggagcAAGAGGAGGAGCCAGAAGAAGAACCgcaggaggaggatgaaggag aGGAGAAACTCCCCATGCCCAA GCCCATGGTGCCCCAGCTAGCCCCTCCCAAGATTCCAGAGGGGGATAGGGTGGACTTTGAT GACATCCACAGGAAGAGGATGGAGAAGGACCTCATTGAGTTGCAGAGTCTGATTGATGTCCACTTTGACcagaggaagaaggaggaggaggagctcatTGGGCTGAAGGACCGAATC GAGAAGCGTCGGTTTGAGAGGGCAGAGGTGCAGCGGGTTCGAgcggagaaggagagggaccgTCAGAACAGGATTGCG GAAGAGCGGCAGAGAAAGGAAGACGAGGAGGCTAAAAAGAAGAACGAAGACGAGGCCAAGAAGAAGAAGGTTCTTTCCAACATGGGGGCCAACTTTGGGGGCTTCCTGCAAAAG GCAGAGCATCGTGGGAGAGGGAAGCGTCTAACGGGGAGAGAGATCAAGAAGAAGACCTTGGCTGAGAGACGACCCACACTGGAGATCGACAACCTGAGAGAGGACGCCCTGAA GCAACAAGCTCAGGAGATGTGGAACTGGATCTACGCGCTGGAGTCGGATAAGTTTGACTTCATTGACCACATGAAGAAACAGAAATATCAG attaTCGTTCTCTTGAATAGAATCACGAGTGCCCAGAAATT TAAAAAGGTCCATGGCAAGGGGAAAGTTGGCGGTCGGTGGAAGTAA
- the tnnt1 gene encoding troponin T, slow skeletal muscle isoform X4, translating to MALCPTHTHTHCPSPPLPCIKLPLSHDNSHSPGLLCLLVCHTVESSPCSRAAMSDVEEEYEGEQAEEEAEEEQEEQEEEPEEEPQEEDEGEEKLPMPKPMVPQLAPPKIPEGDRVDFDDIHRKRMEKDLIELQSLIDVHFDQRKKEEEELIGLKDRIEKRRFERAEVQRVRAEKERDRQNRIAEERQRKEDEEAKKKNEDEAKKKKVLSNMGANFGGFLQKAEHRGRGKRLTGREIKKKTLAERRPTLEIDNLREDALKQQAQEMWNWIYALESDKFDFIDHMKKQKYQIIVLLNRITSAQKFKKVHGKGKVGGRWK from the exons ATGGCCCTCTgccctacacacacgcacacacactgcccaTCACCACCCCTCCCCTGTATAAAACTCCCATTGTCTCACGACAATAGTCATTCTCCTGGGCTCCTCTGTCTATTGGTCTGTCACACCGTTGAATCCTCACCTTGCTCTCG TGCAGCCATGTCTGATGTAGAGGAGGAATACGA ggggGAGCAGGCAGAAG aggaggcagaggaggagcaagaggagcAAGAGGAGGAGCCAGAAGAAGAACCgcaggaggaggatgaaggag aGGAGAAACTCCCCATGCCCAA GCCCATGGTGCCCCAGCTAGCCCCTCCCAAGATTCCAGAGGGGGATAGGGTGGACTTTGAT GACATCCACAGGAAGAGGATGGAGAAGGACCTCATTGAGTTGCAGAGTCTGATTGATGTCCACTTTGACcagaggaagaaggaggaggaggagctcatTGGGCTGAAGGACCGAATC GAGAAGCGTCGGTTTGAGAGGGCAGAGGTGCAGCGGGTTCGAgcggagaaggagagggaccgTCAGAACAGGATTGCG GAAGAGCGGCAGAGAAAGGAAGACGAGGAGGCTAAAAAGAAGAACGAAGACGAGGCCAAGAAGAAGAAGGTTCTTTCCAACATGGGGGCCAACTTTGGGGGCTTCCTGCAAAAG GCAGAGCATCGTGGGAGAGGGAAGCGTCTAACGGGGAGAGAGATCAAGAAGAAGACCTTGGCTGAGAGACGACCCACACTGGAGATCGACAACCTGAGAGAGGACGCCCTGAA GCAACAAGCTCAGGAGATGTGGAACTGGATCTACGCGCTGGAGTCGGATAAGTTTGACTTCATTGACCACATGAAGAAACAGAAATATCAG attaTCGTTCTCTTGAATAGAATCACGAGTGCCCAGAAATT TAAAAAGGTCCATGGCAAGGGGAAAGTTGGCGGTCGGTGGAAGTAA
- the tnnt1 gene encoding troponin T, slow skeletal muscle isoform X2 — MALCPTHTHTHCPSPPLPCIKLPLSHDNSHSPGLLCLLVCHTVESSPCSRQKDVSTVGQFIAETPLVQHAQSPSMSDVEEEYEGEQAEEEAEEEQEEQEEEPEEEPQEEDEGEEKLPMPKPMVPQLAPPKIPEGDRVDFDDIHRKRMEKDLIELQSLIDVHFDQRKKEEEELIGLKDRIEKRRFERAEVQRVRAEKERDRQNRIAEERQRKEDEEAKKKNEDEAKKKKVLSNMGANFGGFLQKAEHRGRGKRLTGREIKKKTLAERRPTLEIDNLREDALKQQAQEMWNWIYALESDKFDFIDHMKKQKYQIIVLLNRITSAQKFKKVHGKGKVGGRWK; from the exons ATGGCCCTCTgccctacacacacgcacacacactgcccaTCACCACCCCTCCCCTGTATAAAACTCCCATTGTCTCACGACAATAGTCATTCTCCTGGGCTCCTCTGTCTATTGGTCTGTCACACCGTTGAATCCTCACCTTGCTCTCG CCAGAAAGATGTCAGCACCGTGGGACAATTTATAGCAGAAACCCCCCTGGTCCAACATGCACAATCCCCTT CCATGTCTGATGTAGAGGAGGAATACGA ggggGAGCAGGCAGAAG aggaggcagaggaggagcaagaggagcAAGAGGAGGAGCCAGAAGAAGAACCgcaggaggaggatgaaggag aGGAGAAACTCCCCATGCCCAA GCCCATGGTGCCCCAGCTAGCCCCTCCCAAGATTCCAGAGGGGGATAGGGTGGACTTTGAT GACATCCACAGGAAGAGGATGGAGAAGGACCTCATTGAGTTGCAGAGTCTGATTGATGTCCACTTTGACcagaggaagaaggaggaggaggagctcatTGGGCTGAAGGACCGAATC GAGAAGCGTCGGTTTGAGAGGGCAGAGGTGCAGCGGGTTCGAgcggagaaggagagggaccgTCAGAACAGGATTGCG GAAGAGCGGCAGAGAAAGGAAGACGAGGAGGCTAAAAAGAAGAACGAAGACGAGGCCAAGAAGAAGAAGGTTCTTTCCAACATGGGGGCCAACTTTGGGGGCTTCCTGCAAAAG GCAGAGCATCGTGGGAGAGGGAAGCGTCTAACGGGGAGAGAGATCAAGAAGAAGACCTTGGCTGAGAGACGACCCACACTGGAGATCGACAACCTGAGAGAGGACGCCCTGAA GCAACAAGCTCAGGAGATGTGGAACTGGATCTACGCGCTGGAGTCGGATAAGTTTGACTTCATTGACCACATGAAGAAACAGAAATATCAG attaTCGTTCTCTTGAATAGAATCACGAGTGCCCAGAAATT TAAAAAGGTCCATGGCAAGGGGAAAGTTGGCGGTCGGTGGAAGTAA